The following nucleotide sequence is from Pectinophora gossypiella chromosome 17, ilPecGoss1.1, whole genome shotgun sequence.
tcaattttaagcacaaatctaaaccaaccgtctaaaaattttacgtcagtcaataacccgacacattaatttactcattcttcctaaaattaagagctgtgaatcatccgtccctttccttttcgacggatatgaaaatgacggatataacttaaaataaaattaggcggtgtctccaggaatcggggccaataccaccctaaaaaacattaaaattgacTTGAATTTTCTGATGTttcttgatgtcaactcagaatcatcgtctgaCTCCTCGCCCTAGTctcgtattcgttacgatgtcactaacacccatacgtacttgtatggagtGATAGTTacgacgtaacgaatactgagggggtggattcagctcattattctgagttaatatcaagtgttaagtattattcgttacgatgtcaataacaccgtGTATCAAAAAattcgaaaaaagaaaacattcaaTCTCTGGAATACAAATCAAACTCACTTCAAACTTTACCATTACTATTATCATAAACCACATAAAACAATTGTATGGTTACGAAACAGCCAGTAACCGCCGCCATAGGCTCACGTAGCCGAAACCTAATCAAAACAGAAGAAAGTGGTGATCGTCACCCGACCAAGCAGCTCACGTCTGATGAAAGTGAACACTTGGTCGGCATAAGGGAAGGTCACGGGCGTTGAATGGTAATGAAGCTTTGCCGCGAATTGCTTACCAATGAGCATAGAGACCGCGTGGTCACCAAAGTCCACATCGTTTGGCTCAAAATTTTAATCGTTTGTTTTCGACGAGTAAACATCGCGTTACTGTGACTTATGAAGAAATAAGAAGCTTGCAATGATAAGAAAGAAAATGCAACAAAATTTTTGGCATCTAAAAAATATGGTTTTCAAGAAGGCACTGCGGGTATAATCGATGTGGTTttaatcatggtataagaagaccaggtatgctcaatcctatgacaagctgcCATTGCTggcccttgatgacgtaagtgttaccattcaattggtatctccaacattccaaggatgtaaattctattattgaaaattaagagaattactgactaatgtatttaattactattacttgtcacatatacaaaaaatattaaaactgtaattAAATCGTTTACTAAAAGTATTgccaagtaaattaaaaacattggacgtgggtaatttattttttacgaaatggcaacacagtgtcggatgacgtcagctgagctaaccttgaaatactagctgtcacttttgagcatacctggggcttgtttcataaaacttacaattgtaaattacaatgacaatttgatgtacattgcggagtttgtgatcacaaatattttgcagtttcatattagctacgtaatgaacaccaaattatCGTTGTCTTCTTATGCCATGGTTGTAATATGTTATTAAACCACTTGACCGTTATTAGAAGCTTATTATATTGAGATAGGCTGCCCTATTTCCCGTGGTATGTTCCTTCCTTTTCTACCCTATATGTCCGTCTTTGTCGCACACCTAACGTCACCAGGCGTGGAGGTGGCAGGGTTTTTTCAAATCCTGATCGCCCTTCGCTCGTCATTGGCGTCAAGTTTCCCGTCGAGTCAACTTGTgttctaaaattattttcaagtatTGGTATATATACCGATATACTAGTCTAATTTGAATTTACTTAACGATTATAAGTCTAGTTGCTAAAATAGTTCGTGATATCAacatgtaagtacctagtaataAAAATTTTTTCTTTAATAGTTAACGGTATTACCGTTCGATTTCATTGTATTTTAATGagttcctttcctttttgaaaataagtaaaacatttcTGAGTTTAATATAAACAgtgtttttgaataaaatttatattctaCCCTCTTTATTTTATCAACATTATTGTGTGTAGAAAATTttcaagttttttatttaatggcgGCTTTTTAAATAGCTAATCCGATGGAGACGGAAGCTGCGAGATCGGGCCAAGACCCCGCTCCCATAGCCGGGTGTTCAGCTACAACTCGACGATCGCGCTCACGTCGTCGTAGATTACGCTCGAGTTCGACGAGTTCATCAAGTAGTTCGTCCAGTAGTTCAGAATCTTCTAGCTCTGATGAATCGTCACGGAAAtccaagaaaaagaaaaaatctaccCGCCGCCATCGTggtcataaaaaaacaaaaacgtgaGTTAAAATATTTGACTAAAGAAGTAGATGAATTGAGGAAGAAGTTAAGTTATTTTGATGATCAGTGCCGGGATAACGataatgtttcttttatttccgACGTAAGTCGTGACCTTTATGCCGATTGTAATGCATCAGTGGCGGTGAATGATTTATGTTCACAACATGTTGTAGATGAAAACGTTGCcgatttgaatttcaattttgattttgaaactAAAATTAAAGAACCATCTATACCGACAACTCCAGATGGCTTTCTAAAATCTCTAATCGACTTACAACGTTTTGACAAAGACACGTGGTGTGAAGTGAGGTACTCCGATACTCAGAAACTTTACAATCATGCTCCGGGATTTACAGAACTCGAAATAAACGAAGAGGTAAAGGCGTACGACACCTCACGCCACTTAACTCACTCTGACAAATCCTACGCagcttttactttttgtatactAAAACAAAAGGAATCTTTTATAAATGGTGTACGAAATTTAATGTCATGGTCTAAGTCATCGGAGGCTTCTCTGAATGTACTAGGTGAGAAAATTGAGGAAATCTTCTTAAAAGGAGATTTTCATAAAACATCGTCTGATCTTTTGCAATTAGCTTGTGGTCATCGAGCTGAATCTATTGAGTTGCGGCGAGATGTGATACTAAAATGCGTTAGAGATCCATTAGTCCGCAGTGCTTTAAACAGGGTACCTCCATCGAGCACACACATTTTTAATTCTGAGAAATTTACGGCAGTACTTGAAAAAGGAGGTGGAGTACGAAAAACCTTCTGGCCTGTGAAAAAAGCTAGTAGTGGTAATGCTTCGGGAGCAAAACCAGCTAGCACTACAAGGAATCCCTCGGGGGGATACCATTCCTACAATAATGTACCATCGCGTGGTGCAACTAATCATTATTGTGAGCTTGCGTCTAGCACTCACATGAATTGCCCAAATAACCCACCCTCGCGGGGTGGGCATCATACTCAATGCCTTTCACAAGGGCATCTTTATCATCAGGGCATACATGAACACCGTGGCTACGGTTCAGGCAATAGAGGCTCCTTTCGATCTCGTGGATCTAGAGGCAGAAACGGGTCACAACGTGGCCAAAAACGATCATATTCCCCTGTCAATAGAGGCGGTAAAAGACAAAAACAATGACTCGCGTTGTTTTCTAGCGGGGCGATTAGCACAATACCACAGCCAGTGGCAGCAGATGGGAGCTCCGGACTTTgttctaaaaatattaaaaggatATCGCATTCCCTTTCGGCAAAAGCCGCCGCTTCGCATGCCCGACTTACACACCGATCGACATCGAACGCTCGAGTCGAAGGAAATGTCAGCGGTCATTCAAAAAATGAAAGCTCAAGGCGTCCTGTCAGCAGCGCCACACACACCAAGCTTCATTTCCTCCCTGTTCTTAGTGCCAAAGAGCGACGGATCAGCACGTCCCATTTTCAATCTCCGGCCACTAAATCGGTATGTGCTAACCGAACGTTTTCGACTCATAAACATAAACCGAATACCGGATTTTCTTCAACCGTACGATTGGATGTGCAAAGTGGACCTATCCCAAGCATATTTCCACCTACCTGTAGCGATACCCCACAGACGATTCCTACGAATAATTTACAGAGAAGAAATATTGGAAATGACTTGCCTGCCTTTCGGACTGAGCACGGCACCCAAAGTCTTTGCTTGTCTCACAAATTGGATTGCTCAATTTCTGCGCAACAAGTCTGTTCGCATCGTGGTGTATTTGGACGATTTTTTAGTCGTACACCAAAATCCAAACATACTTCGCGAGCATGTGGCCATGTTAACCAATACGTTAGAAGTACTGGGATTTCTAATAAATTACGAGAAATCGTTGTTAGTCCCGCAAAAATGCATAACGTACCTTGGTGTACAGTGGGATCCCTGGGCAAACCAAAAAAGTCTTCCTGCAGAGAAAACCAATGCAGTTGTCAGAAAGATCAACCACATTGTAAAAACCAGCAAGGTTTTTCTGAAAGAACTCCAGAGTATGATCGGACTACTCAATTTTGCCAGTTTTGTAGTGCCACGAGGCAGACTAAATCATCGTGCAATGCTCAACTTTCTGAACACACTACCCAAGGGCATAGTGTCTGTACGATATGTATTGCCGTGGGCGGTAACAAGAGAACTGATTTGGTGGTCTCAGCATTGCCATCTAACGACTCCTATTCATGTGCCACCTCCGACACAATACCTGACCACAGATGCGTCAGATGTAGCTTGGGGTGCGCAGCTGAACAATATCTCGCTGAGCGGCACATGGACGGTGAGCGAACAAGACCTCCACTGCAACCAGAAGGAGTTGCTTGCAATATTAAAAGTGTTAGAACGTTGTGCCAAAGACATAAGACAGGAATGCCTGCTAGTTCAATCGGACAGCAAGACAGCCGTTGCTTATCTACGCAACGAGGGTGGAACTCGGTCTCGGCCTTTAATGCGTCTCACCTATCGAATTCTTCAAATTCTAGACGAGAACCAGATTCACTTAAGAATATATTATGTTCCCGGGAAGTACAACCAACACGCGGACCACTTGTCTCGCCACAGGTTACCTCCAGAGTGGCATCTATTACCTACCTGCACAGAgatgatatttttaaaatgggGCATCCCTGTGATAGACCTATTTGCGTCCGAAAGAGCCCACGTGGTGGCGAATTACGCAACGCTAGATCTCCGCGATCGCGAGGCGATGCTACACGATGCCTTCAGCGTGACCTGGAATTATCCAGTGGCTTGGATATTTCCCCCACCGTTTCTAATACCCCGTGTGCTAACACATCTGAACAGAGCCACgggaatttatttaatagtgaCACCTCGCTGGGAGAAGGTCTATTGGAGAGCGGACCTCAAATCTCGAGCCCTCGCTCCTCCATTCACGTTAACGAACTTGAAGCGGTTCCTGATAGACGTGACGACGGGCCTGCCTCCCCCACAGGTCCAGCAGATGACACTAGAGATTTGGAAATGTGGGGGTGGTCCAATAAGTTGACCAAGTGGAGCCCCGATCAAATCTCTTTATTAAAATCTTCATGGCGCTCATCCACTTTGCGTACATATAAAGTAGCGTGGAATCGTTGGTTGCtttgggcacgtaaaaataATGTTAGCCAGTCACATCCACATGGCTCTGATTTGGCTCAATTTTTAGCTGATTtgcatttaaaattcaaattgtcGTACAACACTATTCTCTTGCACAAATCTGTGGTTTGTACCCTAGCCAATACAGATAACTCCGAACATCTCCGTGACAATACTCTAGTGAAACATGTTTTAAAGTCAATAATATTGAAGAATCCTAAACCCTCGAAGCCTCCTGTTTGGGACGTTAATGTTTTCGCATCTTTTCTTACTGGTTACGGcataaatgaaaatgttttccaTACTGTGCGGCACACCGCAGCCTTATTAGTGTTATGTTCGGGGCGCAGAATACATGACCTAACGTTGCTAAACGTAGATAATAATCACTGCATTATCAATGACGATTATATCATTTTATGGCCATTATTTGGGTCAAAAACAGATTGCAGTACTTATAGACAGTCGGGGTGGAAATTATTACGCAATAACCAGAATAAGAATCTCGATCCCACATTCTGGATAAAACGTactatttccttattaaatgAAAGGCGTGTTCAGTGCGGTTGCTCaaatttgtttattactttacGAGGCTCGCCGGCGGCAGCTTCGAGGACAGTAATAGCGGGATGGATAAAGTCTCTCATGAAGGAGGCCGGGATCTCTGCTACACCTGGTAGTGTGAGATCAGCTGTTGCTTCCCGAAACTGGGTCGACAATTTTCCTCTTGACGACATTTTAGCCAGAGGAAACTGGAAATCAGTTAATACTTTCAAAAAATTTTATCGGCGTGAAGTTATGTCATCGAATAATAATTCTTCGATTACTGCATTTTTTCAATCTGTATGAGGTAGTAATTTTATAAGAGGAAGTAATTTTATGTTAAGATTGTTTGaaaagaaacttattttttgttattttattgctgTCTGTGAATTATATTATAGcgattaataaaaattgttcatttatgtacttatttattacatgaTTATAAGCATTTTTCTCGCACACCTGTATTTACTTTTATGACCACAACACCTTAACTCTctttatcatattttatattaataaaaatctcATTGGCACCTTTCACCAGGCGATAACAAACAGGTCTCAATATAATAAGCTTCTAATAACGGTCAAGTGGTTTAATAGACGCgttttacctgaaataaaacgcATATTAAACTACTTACCTTATTAGAAGCTTAGTTTTTATTTCTGCCTGGTACTCGACGCAATGACGAGCGAAGGGCGATCAGGATTTGAAAAAACCCTGCCACCTCCACGCCTGGTGACGTTAGGTGTGCGACAAAGACGGACATATAGGGTAGAAAAGGAAGGAACATACCACGGGAAATAGGGCAGCCTATCTCAATATAATAAGCTTCTAATAAGGTAAGTAGTTTAATATgcgttttatttcaggtaaaacGCGTCTATTTGGCCTGAAGTGTTGTTCCACTTCTACTAAAAGGCGGCCATCCAATTCGTAAATAGTTACTTAGTTAAATATTTCCATAACTTACACTTACCAACAGGGAAAGACTAGAGAAATAGATATGCCGGACAAAACGTTACAAGAGGATAATCTCACGGAATAAGGAACTAAGAAAATCCGATGACAATTGCATTTCCATACGCAATATCACATCCATACAATAACTTTTACTTGCACACTACAAAGGCCAATTTAGCTCAATAGACGGTTCTCACACTGAAGAATCGACATCGTTTTTATTGCTAATCGAAAGTGAGTGATTTTGCACCGTAACGACAAAGAACCGTAGTAGGAGCAACGacctttatataatataattacattGCAAAAAGTCAAGTCATTAATACTTTTACAAGTTCAATGTGAGGTGAGGTAAGATGATTTTTTGTTAGCCGTTGCAGAAAGTTTGTTCATGTGCACATGTGCTACTTTT
It contains:
- the LOC126374610 gene encoding uncharacterized protein LOC126374610, with the translated sequence MGHPCDRPICVRKSPRGGELRNARSPRSRGDATRCLQRDLELSSGLDISPTVSNTPCANTSEQSHGNLFNSDTSLGEGLLESGPQISSPRSSIHVNELEAVPDRRDDGPASPTGPADDTRDLEMWGWSNKLTKWSPDQISLLKSSWRSSTLRTYKVAWNRWLLWARKNNVSQSHPHGSDLAQFLADLHLKFKLSYNTILLHKSVVCTLANTDNSEHLRDNTLVKHVLKSIILKNPKPSKPPVWDVNVFASFLTGYGINENVFHTVRHTAALLVLCSGRRIHDLTLLNVDNNHCIINDDYIILWPLFGSKTDCSTYRQSGWKLLRNNQNKNLDPTFWIKRTISLLNERRVQCGCSNLFITLRGSPAAASRTVIAGWIKSLMKEAGISATPGSVRSAVASRNWVDNFPLDDILARGNWKSVNTFKKFYRREVMSSNNNSSITAFFQSV